A genomic stretch from Hemitrygon akajei chromosome 10, sHemAka1.3, whole genome shotgun sequence includes:
- the ndufa1 gene encoding NADH dehydrogenase [ubiquinone] 1 alpha subcomplex subunit 1: MWYEILPGLGLMAVCMTIPGLSTIYIHRFTNGGKEKRTARLPYQWTLLERDRRVSGDRIYFKSKGLENID; the protein is encoded by the exons ATGTGGTACGAAATCCTCCCTGGCCTCGGCCTCATGGCTGTTTGCATGACTATTCCTGGGCTTTCCACCATCTATATTCACAGGTTCACCAACGGTGGCAAG GAAAAAAGAACTGCCCGGTTACCATATCAATGGACTCTGTTAGAAAGGGACAGAAGAGTGTCTGGTGACAGAATCTATTTCAAATCAAAG GGATTAGAAAACATTGACTGA